A genomic region of Metopolophium dirhodum isolate CAU chromosome 1, ASM1992520v1, whole genome shotgun sequence contains the following coding sequences:
- the LOC132947770 gene encoding uncharacterized protein LOC132947770: MSLDQLVITFNNEQKHILSVFAETDEVDEFLRVDEDVTETMQSMCDQINVIVAKLKPNNSIATLRNNNRQTSVQSLVLPRIEIPKFDGNIIEWCSFRDMFTSLVHVNEHYTDIERFHYLLCYLLGPALTIVKAVPLTADNYSIAWNALKDRYDNKRLLVTAHIEKLFAFAPLTKESPASLSLFVNTFRENVSAIQALGVSDFAGFLLFYIGSRVIDPMTRRLFEATVAKNQIPDLNSLLDFVSQRWKTTTKKIQGKKSEKTSLAAVTPAKTKKCLFCGHPHAIYKCFGFRKQPVSSRRDFVNKNQLCFVCLNSGHMSNACPTSFTCRICSSKHSTLLHLTDDITKSNTDKTNDNSERATTSCNATQFSGVTHTETTVLLGTVVVRVRDNTGVLQAVRAVLDSGSQVSAMTVDCVNRLGLTRRKCPVEVIGLSQQPVTTVKGQTNFNFVPVQADAPEFKGTNVIVLPRIMSTMPNRVLPAEVRDRYRHLVFADPQFDHPAPVDMLIGGDLYPSVIQSRADVIHTEGLPSAMNTQLGWVIIGALQDNTHTPLTSLSISTTPPIEELMQRFWTVEEPTESTMPTTQDKQCEDWFVKTTKRDATGRFYVGLPFRTIVCFPDTADIGCQDEKSVVLGSSRTSALNRLYNLERRLEKDPELYTAYRAFMDDYRSLGHMKLATEPGKYFIPHHPVVKRCNEELKIRVVFDASAKSSSGVSLNDCLVTGPKLQTEIGDVLLRSRLHKFVFTADITKMYRQICLHEPDRVYQHILWRNSPSDEVQEYELCTVTYGVSSAPFLAIRCLQQLNMDDGPEFPLVHDVLLTDTYVDDIFVGADTLEDVLAAKIQIIDLLNRGGFSLKKWASNCPEILNTIDIEDRAMTPWIEPTREQAVKVLGVHWDPVLDTFGYHSTISQVTPTKRSVLSTVARFYDPIGALGPMVFWAKCLMQRLWMEKLDWDAPLSSALTSLWQGFIDKLPDLACLSLPRHIAVVNSQDIQLLGFADASQVGYAATVYLRVVDQSDNVRLYFLACKTKVAPLKSSSMDMSLTIPRLELCAALLLSRLLSLRLKVLQGRIKITRVRAWTDSTIVLSWLTAEQRLFKIFVTNRVSKIRNLVPQCEWAHVGTADNPADPASRGLLPDALVACSSFLHGPEFLQYPEEQWPVAITSIVDPAELPDFKRPSKNVLLAQQVDDSLIQRFSVLRKMQRVLAYCLRFVDKARQRPVVSGPIIWKEYENVLTKVARYTQRLYYAELHHQLGTSNSVITPSSLAQLAPFVDAHGVIRVGGRLQHSDLNIDAKHPILLPKSSHLAYIIIQHYHQNTLHGGSRLVASLIQRRFWIVSSRAAIRQVIFKCTACVRYKAAAPQPVMADLPSARVQQCRPFTNVGMDYGGPFTVKESQRRNSRTYKAYLALFICLSTKAVHLEVVTDLSTEAFMAALDRFVARRGIPAQIHSDCGTNYIGAARQLKTLFKDAALQEALHARVPCQWRFNPPAAPHFGGIWEAAIKSTKLHLKKVVGNQVHTLEELTTLITRIEGVLNSRPLVVMSSDPNDLSVLTPGHFLIGQPILAIPEHDISDIPQNRLKRWQLIKQALQSFWKRWNREYLHTLQSRQKWFHQNPSLGVGDIVVINSPSRPPLMWQIGRVIEVHPGADQVVRVATVKTAEGILKRPVVKLVKLPTDNA; the protein is encoded by the exons ATGTCGTTAGATCAACTTGTCATTACTTTCAATAATGAACAAAAACATATTCTGTCAGTATTTGCTGAGACCGACGAAGTAGACGAGTTTTTACGAGTAGATGAGGATGTCACCGAAACAATGCAATCAATGTGTGATCAAATTAATGTGATAGTAGCAAAGTTAAAACCGAATAATTCGATAGCCACGCTGCGCAATAATAATAGGCAGACTTCTGTACAATCACTTGTCTTACCGAGAATAGAGATTCCTAAATTTGATGGAAATATCATTGAATGGTGTTCCTTCCGTGATATGTTTACTTCTTTGGTGCACGTCAACGAACATTACACGGACATTGAGCGTTTCCATTATCTGTTGTGCTATTTATTAGGTCCAGCGTTAACAATAGTAAAAGCAGTCCCACTTACAGCCGACAATTATTCTATTGCTTGGAACGCACTCAAAGATCGGTACGACAATAAACGCTTATTAGTTACTGCGcacattgaaaaattatttgcatTTGCGCCGTTAACAAAGGAATCTCCGGCTTCACTTTCATTGTTCGTCAACACTTTTCGGGAAAATGTATCAGCTATACAAGCTCTTGGAGTTAGTGACTTTGCTGGTTTTTTACTATTCTACATCGGTTCACGGGTTATTGATCCCATGACACGACGATTATTCGAAGCTACTGTCGCTAAAAATCAAATACCTGACTTGAACTCATTATTAGATTTCGTATCACAACGAT GGAAGACAACGACTAAGAAGATCCAGGGCAAGAAGTCCGAGAAGACATCGTTAGCCGCGGTCACCCCGGCCAAGACAAAAAAGTGTTTGTTTTGTGGACATCCTCATGCAATTTACAAGTGTTTTGGATTCCGAAAACAACCAGTTAGCAGTCGCCGtgattttgtcaataaaaatcaattatgttttgtttgtttgaacagTGGACACATGAGCAATGCGTGTCCTACGTCTTTTACGTGCCGTATATGTTCGAGTAAACATAGTACATTACTACACTTGACAGATGATATTACAAAATCGAATACCGATAAGACAAATGACAACTCCGAACGAGCCACTACAAGTTGTAATGCAACACAGTTTTCGGGAGTTACACATACTGAAACCACTGTTTTGTTAGGAACTGTCGTAGTCAGGGTTCGTGACAATACAGGAGTTTTACAAGCAGTCAGGGCAGTGTTAGACAGTGGATCACAGGTGTCCGCAATGACAGTGGATTGTGTCAATCGGTTAGGTTTGACTCGAAGGAAGTGTCCTGTTGAGGTCATCGGACTTTCCCAACAACCGGTTACTACTGTCAAAGgccaaactaattttaattttgttcctgTACAAGCCGACGCTCCCGAATTTAAGGGAACCAACGTCATTGTCTTACCTCGAATTATGTCAACGATGCCTAACAGGGTTTTGCCAGCTGAGGTACGAGATCGTTATCGTCATCTTGTCTTTGCCGACCCTCAATTTGATCACCCTGCGCCAGTAGATATGTTGATTGGAGGAGACTTATATCCGTCCGTCATTCAATCTAGAGCTGACGTTATACACACCGAAGGCTTACCATCAGCGATGAATACACAATTAGGTTGGGTCATAATTGGTGCGTTACAGGATAACACACATACTCCGCTTACGTCTCTGTCAATTAGTACAACCCCTCCGATCGAAGAATTGATGCAGCGTTTTTGGACAGTAGAGGAACCCACAGAGTCAACAATGCCAACTACACAAGACAAGCAATGTGAAGACTGGTTTGTTAAAACCACGAAACGAGACGCCACCGGTCGATTTTATGTTGGTTTACCGTTTCGAACAATAGTATGTTTCCCGGATACAGCTGACATCGGATGTCAAGATGAGAAATCGGTCGTTTTAGGGTCATCCAGAACTTCTGCTCTGAACCGATTGTATAATTTAGAACGTCGCCTTGAAAAGGATCCGGAATTATATACTGCCTACCGGGCCTTCATGGATGATTACAGATCGTTAGGACATATGAAGTTAGCGACCGAGCCaggcaaatattttatacctcacCATCCTGTAGTTAAACGGTGTAATGAGGAACTGAAGATTCGTGTGGTGTTTGATGCCTCAGCTAAGTCTTCATCCGGAGTCTCATTAAATGACTGCTTGGTGACTGGACCAAAGCTTCAGACAGAAATCGGTGATGTTTTGTTGCGCAGTCGACTACACAAATTTGTCTTTACAGCCGACATCACTAAAATGTACCGTCAAATATGTCTACATGAACCAGATAGAGTTTATCAACATATACTATGGCGCAATTCGCCTAGTGACGAGGTACAGGAGTATGAGTTGTGTACGGTCACATATGGCGTAAGTTCGGCTCCGTTTTTAGCGATTCGATGCCTACAACAGCTCAATATGGATGATGGACCTGAATTTCCACTCGTCCACGATGTCCTGTTAACTGATACATACGTGGATGATATTTTCGTTGGCGCTGACACTTTAGAGGACGTTTTAGCAGCAAAAATCCAAATCATCGACTTGTTAAATCGAGGTGGATTTAGCCTGAAAAAATGGGCTAGCAATTGTCCCGAGATTTTGAACACTATCGACATTGAAGACCGGGCTATGACACCATGGATAGAGCCAACTAGGGAACAGGCCGTCAAAGTTTTAGGAGTACATTGGGACCCTGTACTTGACACATTCGGCTATCATTCGACGATAAGTCAAGTTACTCCTACAAAACGGTCAGTATTATCAACTGTTGCTCGCTTTTATGATCCAATCGGCGCGTTGGGTCCGATGGTTTTCTGGGCCAAGTGTTTAATGCAGAGGCTATGGATGGAAAAATTAGATTGGGATGCACCACTTTCATCAGCTTTGACATCGTTGTGGCAAGGTTTCATCGATAAGCTGCCAGACTTAGCATGCTTGTCGTTACCACGACACATTGCAGTAGTCAACAGTCAAGATATACAATTACTAGGATTCGCTGACGCGTCTCAGGTTGGATATGCAGCAACAGTGTATTTGCGTGTGGTAGACCAGAGTGATAATGTCCGATTGTATTTCCTGGCATGTAAAACAAAGGTTGCACCACTGAAGTCATCATCAATGGATATGTCATTAACCATACCACGGCTAGAGCTCTGTGCCGCACTCTTGTTGTCACGTCTCTTGTCTCTACGTTTGAAAGTTTTACAGGGCAGAATCAAGATCACACGTGTCCGGGCATGGACAGATTCAACTATTGTTTTATCATGGCTCACAGCTGAACAAAGGCTATTTAAAATCTTTGTCACAAACCGAGTATCGAAAATACGCAATCTCGTACCCCAGTGCGAATGGGCTCACGTCGGTACTGCAGATAATCCAGCCGACCCTGCATCGCGAGGACTGCTTCCAGATGCCTTGGTAGCATGTTCATCATTTCTACATGGACCGGAATTTCTCCAGTATCCGGAAGAGCAATGGCCGGTTGCCATCACATCGATTGTAGATCCTGCAGAGCTCCCTGATTTTAAACGCCCATCGAAAAATGTGCTGTTAGCTCAACAGGTTGATGATAGTTTGATTCAGCGGTTTTCTGTGTTGCGCAAGATGCAACGGGTGCTAGCATATTGTCTTCGATTTGTCGACAAGGCTCGACAACGTCCAGTCGTGAGTGGACCAATCATTTGGAAGGAGTACGAAAATGTTTTGACAAAGGTAGCGAGGTACACTCAAAGGTTATATTACGCAGAGTTGCACCACCAACTAGGAACTTCAAATTCCGTCATCACCCCGAGTTCCCTCGCTCAACTTGCACCTTTTGTCGATGCTCACGGTGTGATTAGAGTAGGCGGCCGTCTACAGCATTCGGACTTGAACATAGACGCCAAACACCCTATCTTGTTACCAAAGTCGTCTCACCTTGCTTACATCATTATTCAACACTACCATCAGAACACTTTACATGGTGGATCGCGTCTAGTGGCCTCACTAATTCAGCGACGTTTTTGGATCGTTTCCAGTCGAGCTGCGATACGgcaagttatatttaaatgtacagcGTGTGTCAGATACAAGGCTGCCGCTCCCCAACCAGTGATGGCAGATTTACCCTCAGCAAGAGTCCAACAATGTCGACCATTTACAAATGTCGGGATGGACTACGGAGGTCCATTCACGGTTAAAGAAAGTCAACGCCGTAATTCAAGGACTTATAAGGCGTATCTTGCGTTATTTATTTGTCTATCCACCAAGGCTGTCCACCTGGAGGTGGTAACGGATTTGTCAACGGAAGCCTTTATGGCTGCGCTGGATCGATTTGTAGCCCGTAGAGGAATTCCTGCACAGATCCACTCGGATTGTGGTACAAATTACATTGGAGCAGCAAGGCAGCTTAAGACATTATTTAAAGACGCAGCACTCCAAGAAGCTCTGCATGCACGAGTTCCGTGTCAGTGGCGATTTAACCCGCCTGCAGCTCCGCACTTTGGCGGTATTTGGGAAGCTGCTATCAAAAGTACAAAGTTACACCTAAAAAAGGTTGTAGGTAATCAGGTGCATACCTTAGAGGAATTGACGACATTGATTACACGGATCGAGGGTGTACTCAATTCTCGACCCTTGGTTGTCATGTCAAGCGATCCGAACGATTTGTCTGTGCTAACACCGGGACATTTTTTGATCGGACAACCGATCTTGGCAATTCCTGAACACGACATCAGTGACATTCCGCAGAATCGTCTCAAACGCTGGCAGTTAATTAAACAAGCCCTTCAATCATTTTGGAAACGGTGGAATCGGGAGTATTTGCACACGCTGCAGAGTAGACAGAAATGGTTCCATCAAAATCCCAGTCTCGGTGTCGGAGATATCGTCGTCATAAATTCACCTTCTCGACCTCCTTTGATGTGGCAAATTGGTCGGGTCATCGAGGTCCACCCCGGTGCTGACCAAGTGGTCCGTGTAGCCACTGTCAAGACAGCGGAAGGGATACTGAAACGTCCAGTGGTAAAGTTGGTTAAACTACCCACCGACAACGCTTAA